A portion of the Chlamydia caviae GPIC genome contains these proteins:
- the topA gene encoding type I DNA topoisomerase → MKKSLIVVESPAKIKTLQKLLGKGFIFASSLGHVVDLPAKEFGIDIDHDFEPDYQVLPDKQEVISQIRKLASSCDVVYLSPDPDREGEAIAWHIANQLPKNTHMQRISFNAITKGAVNEALKHPREIDMALVNAQQARRLLDRIVGYKISPILSRKLQQRSGISAGRVQSVALKLVVDREKAIEAFVPTEYWNIRVFLQDPKTSKTFWAHLYSADGKKWEKELPKGKTEDEILLINSEAKAQHYVELLEDASYRVTRVEAKEKRRNAAPPFITSTLQQEASRHFRFSSSKTMSVAQTLYEGVELDNEDATGLITYMRTDSVRIDPEALNNVRDYIQDTFGQDYLPKSPNLYATKKMTQDAHEAIRPTDIQLSPDKLQGKLTDDQFKLYSLIWKRFVASQMNPAIYDTLAMTISTNVKIDLRASGSLLKFKGFLAVYEEKIDDDVAEEENLSLPQLHAQDVLDKERVSAEQAFTKPLPRFTEASLVKELEKSGIGRPSTYATIMNKIQSREYTIKENQRLRPTELGKIISQFLETNFPRIMDIGFTALMEDELELIADNKKSWKLLLKEFWDQFLPVVTTAEKEAVIPRVVTDIECSACHKGKLVKIWAKNRYFYGCSEYPECDFKTSEEELAFNKDDYAVDTPWDSPCPVCAGKMKVRHGRFGTFLGCLNYPECRGTISIHKKGEEVEKEESIPCPAIGCSGKILKKRSRYNKTFYSCSEYPDCSVIGNTIDAVVTKYTGTTKTPYEKKTTGKKKSASKSRKTTKTPAKKKKSEGKTTKTTRVGALLTPSPELALMIGDEPVARGEATKKVWKYIKDHNLQSPENKKMLVPDDKFQAIIGPEPVDMFQLPKLLNQHLFKAG, encoded by the coding sequence ATGAAAAAATCCTTAATCGTAGTGGAATCCCCTGCTAAAATTAAAACCTTGCAAAAGCTCTTAGGAAAAGGTTTTATTTTTGCTTCATCACTAGGACACGTTGTTGATCTTCCCGCCAAGGAATTCGGTATCGATATCGACCATGATTTCGAACCAGATTATCAAGTTCTTCCTGATAAACAAGAAGTTATCAGTCAAATTCGCAAATTAGCCTCTAGCTGTGATGTTGTTTATCTGTCTCCCGACCCGGATAGAGAAGGAGAAGCGATAGCTTGGCATATTGCCAATCAGCTCCCTAAGAATACGCATATGCAGAGGATTTCTTTTAATGCGATTACCAAAGGCGCTGTTAATGAAGCTTTAAAGCATCCTCGAGAAATCGACATGGCTTTAGTAAATGCTCAGCAAGCTCGCCGTCTATTGGATCGCATTGTAGGCTATAAGATTTCTCCTATTTTAAGCCGCAAGCTTCAACAGCGCTCAGGAATATCTGCGGGGCGTGTGCAATCTGTTGCGTTAAAGCTCGTTGTCGATCGTGAAAAAGCTATAGAAGCTTTTGTTCCTACAGAATACTGGAATATTCGTGTTTTCCTTCAAGACCCTAAAACCTCAAAAACTTTTTGGGCGCATCTCTATTCTGCGGATGGGAAAAAATGGGAAAAGGAACTCCCTAAAGGAAAAACTGAAGATGAGATTCTATTAATTAATTCTGAAGCTAAGGCTCAACATTATGTAGAGCTTCTAGAAGACGCTTCCTATAGAGTGACTCGCGTAGAAGCAAAAGAAAAACGCCGTAATGCAGCACCACCATTTATTACATCGACTTTACAGCAAGAAGCAAGCCGGCATTTCAGATTCTCCTCTTCCAAGACGATGTCTGTAGCGCAAACACTTTATGAAGGTGTTGAGCTAGATAATGAGGATGCCACAGGATTAATTACCTATATGCGTACAGATTCTGTACGTATAGATCCTGAAGCACTAAACAATGTCAGAGACTATATTCAAGATACATTCGGGCAAGACTATCTTCCAAAATCTCCCAATCTCTATGCTACAAAGAAGATGACTCAAGATGCCCACGAAGCTATTCGCCCTACGGATATTCAGTTATCTCCAGACAAGCTTCAGGGAAAGCTTACGGATGATCAGTTCAAACTTTATTCTCTCATTTGGAAACGTTTCGTTGCTTCACAAATGAATCCCGCGATTTACGATACGTTAGCAATGACTATCTCCACAAATGTGAAAATCGATTTACGTGCTTCTGGGTCCCTGCTGAAGTTTAAAGGGTTCTTAGCTGTATACGAAGAAAAAATCGATGATGATGTAGCTGAAGAAGAGAACCTTTCTCTTCCTCAGCTACATGCTCAAGATGTTTTAGATAAAGAAAGGGTTTCTGCAGAACAGGCATTTACAAAACCTCTTCCAAGATTTACAGAAGCTTCTTTAGTAAAAGAGTTAGAAAAATCTGGTATAGGCCGTCCATCTACATACGCAACGATTATGAATAAAATTCAAAGTCGTGAGTATACGATCAAAGAAAATCAGCGTCTGCGTCCTACAGAATTAGGGAAAATTATTTCACAATTCCTAGAAACCAATTTCCCTAGAATTATGGATATAGGTTTCACAGCTCTTATGGAAGATGAGCTAGAGCTTATCGCTGACAATAAAAAGTCGTGGAAACTGCTTCTTAAAGAGTTTTGGGATCAATTTCTCCCTGTAGTCACCACAGCAGAAAAAGAAGCTGTTATCCCACGTGTTGTAACTGATATCGAATGTTCGGCATGCCACAAAGGCAAACTTGTTAAAATCTGGGCGAAAAATCGCTATTTTTACGGCTGCTCAGAATATCCTGAATGTGACTTTAAAACTTCAGAAGAAGAACTTGCCTTTAATAAAGATGATTATGCTGTTGACACACCTTGGGATAGCCCCTGCCCTGTTTGCGCAGGAAAAATGAAAGTCCGCCATGGACGTTTCGGTACGTTCTTAGGATGTTTAAACTATCCTGAATGCCGTGGAACCATTTCCATTCATAAGAAAGGCGAGGAAGTAGAGAAAGAAGAATCGATTCCTTGCCCTGCTATAGGCTGCTCGGGGAAAATCTTAAAGAAACGTTCTCGTTATAATAAAACATTCTATTCTTGCTCAGAATATCCCGACTGCAGCGTGATCGGCAATACTATAGACGCTGTTGTTACTAAATATACAGGGACAACAAAAACTCCTTACGAAAAGAAAACAACGGGAAAGAAAAAATCCGCCTCAAAAAGTAGAAAAACTACAAAAACCCCAGCTAAGAAAAAGAAAAGCGAAGGGAAAACCACGAAAACCACTCGAGTAGGAGCTTTGCTTACACCTTCTCCTGAGCTTGCTTTGATGATAGGCGATGAGCCTGTAGCACGTGGAGAGGCCACAAAGAAAGTCTGGAAATATATCAAGGATCACAATCTACAGTCCCCTGAAAACAAAAAGATGCTCGTCCCCGATGATAAGTTTCAGGCAATTATTGGCCCTGAACCTGTCGATATGTTCCAATTACCAAAATTGCTAAATCAGCATTTATTTAAAGCTGGTTGA
- the folB gene encoding dihydroneopterin aldolase, whose translation MISDFRVWVRLGCSPEERHFKQPILVSIVLSFFEEPPVCVSDDLNDACCYVETTSLIEEVASNKPCALVEHLSKLLMDALESKLRDKVSKIDLEVRKERPPVPNLLKPICFKISRTISR comes from the coding sequence ATTATTTCAGATTTTCGTGTGTGGGTGCGTCTTGGATGTTCTCCTGAAGAGCGTCATTTTAAGCAGCCCATCTTAGTTTCTATAGTTCTTTCTTTTTTTGAAGAGCCTCCTGTTTGTGTTTCAGACGATCTTAATGATGCGTGTTGTTATGTTGAAACCACCTCTTTAATAGAAGAAGTTGCTTCTAATAAGCCTTGTGCTTTAGTTGAGCACTTATCTAAACTTTTAATGGATGCTTTAGAATCAAAGTTAAGGGACAAGGTTTCTAAAATAGATTTAGAAGTACGTAAGGAGCGTCCTCCTGTTCCCAATTTGTTAAAGCCCATTTGCTTTAAGATAAGTAGGACAATCTCACGATGA
- the recA gene encoding recombinase RecA, translating into MNVPDRKKALEAAIAYIEKQFGAGSIMSLGKHSATHEISTIKTGALSLDLALGIGGVPKGRIVEIFGPESSGKTTLATHIVANAQKMGGVAAYIDAEHALDPGYASLIGANINDLMISQPDCGEDALSIAELLARSGAVDVIVIDSVAALVPKSELEGDIGDVHVGLQARMMSQALRKLTATLARSQTCAIFINQIREKIGVSFGNPETTTGGRALKFYSSIRMDIRRIGAIKGNESFDLGNRIKVKVAKNKLAPPFRTAEFDILFNEGISSAGCILDLAVEHNIVEKKGSWFNYQDRKLGQGREAVREELKKNKKLFDELEKRIYDISSASKVVAVEEKKEELKAQPVA; encoded by the coding sequence ATGAATGTACCTGATCGTAAAAAAGCACTAGAAGCAGCAATTGCCTATATCGAAAAACAATTTGGCGCTGGATCTATCATGAGTCTAGGGAAACACTCCGCTACTCATGAAATCTCAACTATAAAAACAGGAGCCTTGTCTTTAGATTTAGCTTTAGGTATTGGGGGTGTTCCAAAAGGACGTATTGTTGAAATTTTTGGTCCTGAATCTTCGGGGAAAACTACACTAGCTACCCATATTGTTGCCAACGCCCAAAAGATGGGCGGTGTCGCTGCATATATCGATGCAGAACACGCTTTAGATCCCGGCTATGCTTCTCTTATAGGTGCGAATATCAATGATCTTATGATCTCCCAGCCCGACTGTGGTGAAGATGCTTTAAGCATTGCCGAACTATTAGCAAGATCAGGGGCTGTTGATGTTATCGTTATTGACTCTGTAGCTGCTTTGGTTCCTAAAAGCGAACTCGAAGGGGATATCGGTGATGTACACGTAGGCCTACAAGCACGGATGATGTCTCAGGCATTACGCAAACTTACAGCAACATTAGCACGTAGCCAAACCTGCGCGATATTCATCAACCAAATTCGTGAAAAGATAGGTGTTAGCTTCGGTAATCCTGAAACAACAACCGGTGGACGCGCGTTAAAATTCTACTCATCCATACGCATGGATATCCGTCGTATTGGAGCTATCAAAGGGAATGAAAGTTTTGATCTTGGAAACCGCATCAAAGTAAAAGTTGCTAAAAACAAATTAGCACCTCCATTCAGAACTGCAGAATTCGATATTCTCTTTAATGAGGGGATTTCTTCAGCAGGATGCATCTTAGACCTCGCTGTAGAACATAATATCGTGGAAAAAAAAGGCTCTTGGTTCAACTACCAAGATCGTAAATTAGGCCAAGGAAGAGAAGCTGTTCGTGAAGAACTTAAGAAAAATAAGAAATTATTTGATGAGTTAGAAAAACGTATCTATGACATCTCTTCTGCATCAAAAGTAGTCGCTGTAGAAGAGAAGAAAGAAGAGCTAAAAGCGCAGCCCGTAGCTTAG
- the folP gene encoding dihydropteroate synthase, with product MTTAQFICLSLGSNLGNRFEIFRKAFALLKELEIEDLQSSIILETKALLLPGSPKEWDLPFFNSVLIGKTTLSPKQLLSGVKQIERRLGRDVNALPWSPRVLDIDILLYGDENHQQEDVKIPHERITERPFLLSLIASLCPTRIFHKPGSEYHLKSFGEIAHLLPCPQEMILNSFSPNTLLMGVVNVTDNSISDEGLYLEASKAVAHAEKLFAQGASVIDFGGQATNPKVQQLLNVEQEWSRLEPVLKLLAEKWAGRRQYPDISLDTFYPEIIKRALEIYPIRWINDVSGGSKEMAEIARDANLLLVINHSCSLPPRPDKTLAFTTCASDQLLSWGEKQIEAFVALGLRQDQIIFDPGIGFGTTQIQALNVLHKMKKFRKLGCATLVGHSRKSCFSLLGKYDAKDRDWETVSLSVLLQQQGVNYLRVHDVEANQRVLSAAAWSGVHV from the coding sequence ATGACAACAGCTCAATTCATTTGTTTATCACTAGGATCTAATCTAGGGAATCGGTTTGAAATTTTTCGCAAAGCCTTTGCCCTGTTAAAAGAGTTAGAAATAGAGGATTTGCAAAGCTCTATAATTTTAGAAACCAAAGCCTTATTGTTGCCTGGTTCTCCAAAAGAATGGGATTTACCTTTTTTTAATTCTGTACTTATTGGAAAAACAACCTTATCTCCAAAACAGTTGTTATCGGGAGTAAAACAAATTGAGCGCAGGCTAGGTAGAGATGTTAATGCATTACCTTGGTCTCCGAGAGTTTTGGATATCGATATTCTTTTGTATGGAGATGAAAATCACCAACAGGAAGATGTCAAGATACCGCATGAGAGGATTACAGAAAGGCCTTTTTTACTTTCTCTTATTGCTTCGCTGTGTCCTACGAGAATATTCCATAAACCGGGTTCAGAATATCATTTAAAGTCGTTTGGGGAAATAGCCCATCTTCTTCCATGTCCTCAAGAGATGATTCTCAACAGTTTTTCTCCTAATACTTTATTAATGGGAGTAGTCAACGTTACCGATAACTCTATTTCAGACGAAGGATTGTACCTTGAGGCTTCCAAAGCAGTTGCTCATGCTGAAAAATTATTTGCCCAGGGAGCTTCGGTTATAGATTTCGGAGGACAGGCGACTAATCCCAAGGTGCAACAGCTACTTAACGTAGAGCAAGAATGGTCGCGTTTAGAGCCTGTCTTAAAACTGCTTGCTGAAAAGTGGGCGGGGCGTAGGCAATATCCTGATATCTCATTAGATACCTTTTATCCTGAAATCATTAAAAGAGCTTTGGAGATTTATCCTATCCGATGGATTAACGACGTTTCCGGTGGCTCTAAGGAAATGGCAGAGATTGCTAGAGATGCGAATTTATTATTAGTGATTAATCATTCATGTTCTCTTCCTCCTCGTCCTGATAAGACGCTAGCATTTACTACGTGTGCTTCTGATCAATTATTAAGCTGGGGAGAAAAGCAAATAGAAGCTTTTGTCGCTTTAGGATTACGCCAAGATCAAATTATTTTTGATCCAGGCATTGGCTTTGGAACGACACAGATCCAAGCGTTGAATGTATTACATAAAATGAAGAAATTTCGAAAGCTTGGCTGTGCTACGTTAGTAGGCCATTCAAGGAAATCATGTTTCTCTCTTTTAGGAAAATACGATGCCAAGGATCGTGATTGGGAAACTGTCAGCTTGTCGGTGTTATTGCAACAGCAAGGAGTGAATTACTTACGTGTTCACGACGTGGAAGCCAACCAAAGGGTATTATCTGCAGCAGCGTGGTCTGGAGTTCATGTATAA
- a CDS encoding toxin-antitoxin system YwqK family antitoxin, with product MVIRKFLRLCLLCCAFTSSGYAAGTYEKLTLTGINIIDRNGLSETICSKEKLKKYSKVDFLSPQPYQKVMRMYKNTLGENVSCLTTYHANGQLKQYLECVNNRACGRYREWHSNGKIKIQAEVIGGIADLHPSAESGWLFHGTTLAHSDEGMLEAAINYDKGLLQGTSYYYHSNGQVWKECSYHKGRAHGDFLTYTTEGCLLKKQTYQNGEKHSVSIRYDERSNSVLSEEEYDNGLLLKGSYLDPQTHQIFSEVINGNGTQVIYGKHAIVETRVFKRGEACGKVTVFDSLGEQVLQTYALFEGAKHGEELFFYPESGKTKLLLTWNYGILQGPVKTWYPNGSLESCKELVNNKKSGLLTLYYPEGQIMATEEYDNELLLKGEYFRPGDRHPYSKVDKGCGTAVFFTSSGTITKKIPYQDGKPLIN from the coding sequence ATGGTTATAAGAAAATTTTTGCGTTTATGTCTTTTATGTTGCGCCTTCACTTCTTCAGGTTACGCTGCAGGAACTTACGAAAAGCTGACATTAACAGGGATTAACATCATTGATAGAAATGGTTTGTCGGAGACAATCTGCTCGAAAGAAAAGTTGAAAAAGTATTCTAAGGTAGATTTTCTATCCCCCCAGCCTTATCAAAAAGTTATGCGTATGTATAAAAATACGCTGGGCGAAAACGTTTCGTGTTTAACAACATACCATGCAAACGGGCAATTAAAGCAGTATCTTGAGTGTGTGAATAATCGTGCTTGCGGACGTTACCGAGAATGGCATAGCAATGGAAAAATCAAAATCCAGGCAGAAGTTATAGGAGGGATTGCTGATCTTCACCCCTCTGCAGAATCTGGATGGTTATTTCACGGAACAACACTAGCTCACAGTGATGAGGGGATGTTAGAAGCTGCCATCAATTATGATAAAGGTCTGTTACAAGGAACTTCATATTACTATCATTCCAATGGTCAGGTATGGAAAGAGTGTTCTTATCATAAAGGCCGCGCTCATGGGGATTTTCTTACCTATACAACAGAGGGTTGCTTGCTGAAAAAACAGACCTATCAAAACGGGGAAAAGCATAGCGTATCCATACGCTATGATGAGCGTTCTAACAGTGTACTTTCTGAAGAAGAATATGATAATGGTTTGTTGTTAAAAGGGTCTTATTTAGATCCTCAAACACATCAAATATTTTCTGAAGTCATTAATGGCAACGGAACACAGGTAATTTATGGAAAACATGCCATTGTAGAAACTCGTGTATTTAAACGCGGTGAGGCCTGCGGAAAAGTTACCGTATTCGATAGTCTCGGAGAGCAGGTTCTTCAAACCTATGCGCTATTTGAAGGTGCAAAACATGGTGAAGAGCTGTTTTTCTACCCTGAATCTGGGAAAACCAAGCTTCTTTTAACTTGGAACTACGGTATTTTACAGGGACCAGTAAAGACCTGGTATCCAAACGGATCTTTGGAAAGTTGTAAGGAATTGGTAAATAATAAAAAATCCGGATTACTAACTTTGTACTATCCTGAAGGCCAAATTATGGCTACCGAAGAATACGACAACGAACTCCTTCTCAAAGGAGAGTATTTCCGCCCTGGAGATCGTCATCCCTACTCTAAGGTAGATAAAGGTTGCGGCACAGCTGTATTTTTCACATCTTCGGGCACGATTACTAAAAAGATTCCTTATCAAGACGGAAAACCTTTGATTAATTAG
- the dusB gene encoding tRNA dihydrouridine synthase DusB, whose product MASSIYIRNILLRSPVVYAPLAGFSDYPYRRMSSLYGPPALMFCEMVKIEGLHYSPSRTLKLLEYSESMRPIGGQLCGSKPDMAGEAAKVLEGLGFDLIDLNCGCPTDRITKDGSGSGMLKSPELIGKVLEKIIGAVSIPVTVKIRSGWDGNNINVEETVRIIKDAGASAIFVHGRTRAQGYVGPSNLEYITRAKAAAGKDFPVFGNGDVFSPEAAKVMLDTTGCDGVLVARGTMGTPWIVRQIEDYLNTGTYEKMPFSTRKQAFIQHLQWVEEYYQSEAKFLCETRKLCGHYLISASKVRFLRSALSKATSVQEVYQLIDDYEEADDEHRDQPALNKC is encoded by the coding sequence ATGGCTTCTTCAATATATATAAGAAATATTTTACTAAGATCTCCTGTTGTTTACGCGCCTTTAGCGGGTTTTTCGGATTATCCTTACCGGAGAATGTCTTCGCTTTACGGTCCTCCTGCTTTAATGTTTTGTGAGATGGTGAAGATAGAGGGGTTGCACTATTCTCCTTCGCGCACATTGAAACTCTTAGAATATTCTGAATCCATGCGTCCTATAGGGGGACAGCTTTGTGGGAGTAAGCCTGATATGGCTGGAGAAGCTGCTAAGGTATTAGAGGGTTTAGGTTTTGATTTAATAGACTTAAACTGTGGTTGTCCTACGGATAGGATTACAAAAGATGGTAGTGGGTCGGGGATGTTAAAATCTCCTGAGCTTATTGGAAAAGTTCTAGAAAAGATCATTGGGGCTGTCTCTATTCCTGTTACTGTAAAAATACGCTCTGGATGGGATGGGAATAACATCAATGTTGAAGAAACTGTGCGTATTATCAAAGATGCTGGAGCTAGTGCGATTTTTGTACATGGAAGAACGCGAGCACAGGGCTATGTCGGCCCTAGTAATCTTGAGTATATAACGCGAGCCAAGGCCGCCGCAGGTAAGGATTTTCCTGTATTTGGAAATGGTGATGTCTTTTCTCCAGAAGCTGCCAAGGTAATGTTAGACACTACAGGATGTGACGGCGTGCTTGTTGCTCGTGGCACGATGGGAACCCCGTGGATAGTAAGACAGATAGAAGATTATCTTAATACAGGGACATATGAAAAAATGCCTTTCTCAACGAGAAAACAAGCATTTATTCAACATTTACAGTGGGTAGAGGAATACTATCAAAGTGAAGCAAAGTTTCTCTGTGAAACGCGAAAGCTTTGCGGACATTATTTAATATCCGCTTCTAAAGTGCGATTTTTGCGATCAGCTTTATCTAAAGCTACATCTGTGCAAGAAGTGTATCAGCTAATTGATGATTATGAAGAAGCTGACGACGAGCATCGAGATCAACCAGCTTTAAATAAATGCTGA
- a CDS encoding dihydrofolate reductase: MYKILGIVACDPHGVIGNQGKLPWDYPEDIKFFSKMIENMPLIMGRKTFEGLPDKYIKNGKVIVFSRSFHENSENIIWVSSLEQFHDLDLPSPIFLLGGGELFSLFLEHRMLHGCYVTHIHKCYDGDAFFPLSLLEGWKKTILDEKEDLTFCYYESLSHCYA, from the coding sequence ATGTATAAAATACTTGGTATAGTTGCTTGCGATCCTCATGGGGTGATTGGAAACCAAGGAAAGCTGCCCTGGGACTATCCTGAAGATATAAAGTTTTTTTCGAAAATGATAGAAAACATGCCCCTCATTATGGGGAGGAAAACTTTCGAGGGTCTTCCTGATAAGTATATAAAAAACGGTAAAGTTATCGTGTTTTCTAGGAGTTTTCATGAAAACTCTGAGAATATTATTTGGGTGTCCTCATTAGAGCAATTTCATGATTTAGACCTTCCCTCTCCGATCTTTCTTCTCGGTGGTGGGGAGCTGTTTTCTTTATTTTTAGAACATCGTATGTTGCATGGGTGTTATGTCACGCATATTCACAAGTGCTATGATGGAGATGCTTTTTTCCCTCTTTCTTTACTGGAGGGGTGGAAAAAGACGATATTAGATGAAAAAGAAGATTTAACGTTTTGCTATTATGAAAGTCTCTCCCATTGTTACGCGTAG
- a CDS encoding putative folate metabolism gamma-glutamate ligase, producing the protein MKVSPIVTRRIHVHDDLYEILEESLPALSENTIIALSSKVLSLCEGAVVDTKTTTKEALIKQESDAYVYSPLHDLYLTKKQGILIPSAGIDESNAQDYYVLYPRNLLASTNALGAWLKSFYHLENLGVIIVDSHTTPMRRGVLGLGLCWYGFSPLYSYVGKPDCFGRPLRMTQINLLDALAVSAVLCMGEGDEHTPLALVEDAPKITFHSSPTLQSDLSLLGIDETEDLYGPILSSVAWESTHF; encoded by the coding sequence ATGAAAGTCTCTCCCATTGTTACGCGTAGAATTCATGTTCATGACGATCTCTATGAAATTCTAGAAGAATCTCTTCCTGCTTTGTCTGAGAATACTATAATTGCTTTATCTTCAAAGGTTTTGAGTCTTTGTGAAGGAGCTGTTGTTGATACCAAAACAACAACGAAAGAGGCTTTGATCAAGCAAGAGTCAGATGCTTATGTTTATTCTCCTCTTCATGATTTATATCTAACTAAGAAACAAGGGATTTTGATTCCCTCGGCAGGTATTGATGAGTCCAATGCTCAAGATTATTACGTTTTATATCCCCGGAATTTACTGGCCTCTACAAATGCTTTAGGGGCTTGGTTAAAGAGTTTTTATCATTTAGAAAATCTCGGAGTGATTATTGTAGACAGTCATACTACCCCTATGCGTCGGGGTGTTTTAGGGTTAGGATTATGTTGGTATGGGTTTTCTCCTCTATATAGTTATGTGGGGAAACCTGATTGTTTTGGCCGGCCTTTACGTATGACACAGATTAATCTTTTAGATGCCTTGGCGGTTTCTGCTGTACTTTGTATGGGAGAGGGGGATGAGCATACGCCATTAGCGCTTGTAGAAGATGCACCTAAAATAACTTTTCATTCTTCCCCTACGTTGCAGTCGGATTTATCCTTACTAGGTATTGATGAAACTGAAGATCTGTACGGCCCTATCCTCAGTTCTGTAGCTTGGGAATCTACACATTTTTAA
- a CDS encoding 5-formyltetrahydrofolate cyclo-ligase has translation MNTSVITEKKKQREFFTSLRQSIQEPRLSQASQAVAAFIRKLPKGSFVLSFIPFRSEINIHLTNSILINEFSLALPQMHGDQLHPVHVPSLEALSKLTHPLRLSEFNLEPVPPKQITHVLVPALAFDHNNYRLGYGGGCYDRWLAIHSHPITIGVGFKEQKTLILPREAHDIPLSQVFLA, from the coding sequence GTGAATACTTCTGTTATTACTGAAAAAAAGAAGCAACGGGAATTCTTTACTTCCCTAAGGCAATCTATACAGGAACCACGGTTATCACAAGCATCTCAAGCCGTTGCTGCTTTTATTCGCAAATTACCTAAGGGGAGCTTCGTGCTTTCCTTTATTCCTTTCCGATCAGAAATCAATATACATTTAACCAATAGCATTCTTATCAACGAATTCTCCCTAGCCTTACCGCAAATGCACGGGGATCAACTTCATCCCGTTCATGTGCCCTCCCTAGAGGCGTTATCAAAACTCACACACCCTTTACGGCTTTCCGAATTTAATTTAGAGCCCGTCCCGCCAAAACAAATCACCCATGTTCTTGTCCCCGCGTTAGCTTTTGATCACAATAACTATCGTCTTGGTTACGGAGGTGGTTGTTACGATCGTTGGCTAGCAATTCATTCTCATCCCATAACTATAGGCGTGGGCTTTAAAGAACAGAAAACTCTTATTCTCCCTAGAGAAGCTCACGATATTCCCCTATCTCAAGTATTTCTCGCATGA
- a CDS encoding YggT family protein → MVSYFLKTAINVYSFLILVYILASWVPECHNAKWYQYVYKLVDPYLALFRKFIPRIGFIDISPLIALLCLEAVPFIVIRTLRFVILNIFQSPWLLQYI, encoded by the coding sequence ATGGTATCTTATTTTTTGAAAACGGCTATTAATGTTTATAGTTTTTTAATCTTAGTATATATTCTTGCCTCTTGGGTTCCCGAATGCCACAATGCAAAATGGTACCAGTACGTTTATAAGCTCGTAGATCCCTATTTGGCGCTATTTAGAAAATTTATTCCTCGTATTGGCTTCATCGATATAAGTCCTTTGATTGCTCTACTTTGCTTAGAGGCTGTTCCTTTTATTGTGATACGAACCCTGAGGTTTGTTATTCTTAATATTTTTCAGTCTCCATGGCTTCTTCAATATATATAA
- a CDS encoding CADD family putative folate metabolism protein has translation MEPYLDLLDKNIKEKHMLDHPFYMKWSKGELTKEQLKEYAKDYYLHIKAFPRYLSAVHSRCDNLEARKLLLDNLMDEETGHPNHIDLWKNFAYALGVTEEELENHVPSAAAQKKVDTFLRWCTGDSLSAGVAALYTYESQIPTVAETKISGLKQYFGFTAPEDYEYFTVHQDVDVRHSREEKELIESLLNNDSDKVLQASKEVCDALYGFLDTFLDEKDACSATSSSVADSKPSSCCCRCRH, from the coding sequence ATGGAACCTTATTTAGATTTATTAGATAAAAACATCAAAGAAAAACATATGTTAGATCATCCCTTTTATATGAAGTGGTCTAAGGGAGAATTAACGAAAGAGCAGTTAAAAGAATACGCTAAGGATTACTACCTCCACATCAAAGCTTTTCCTCGTTATCTTTCAGCAGTTCATAGCCGCTGTGATAATTTAGAAGCGCGTAAATTGCTTCTTGATAACCTTATGGATGAAGAAACAGGCCATCCTAATCACATAGATCTATGGAAAAATTTTGCCTATGCGTTAGGTGTTACTGAGGAAGAATTAGAAAATCATGTTCCTAGTGCAGCAGCACAAAAGAAAGTGGATACATTTTTACGTTGGTGTACTGGAGATTCCTTATCTGCTGGTGTAGCTGCTTTATATACCTATGAAAGCCAAATCCCTACAGTTGCAGAGACTAAAATCTCGGGATTAAAACAGTATTTCGGCTTTACGGCTCCTGAAGATTATGAGTACTTCACAGTACATCAAGATGTTGATGTAAGACATTCTCGTGAAGAAAAAGAATTAATAGAGTCGTTGCTAAATAATGATAGCGATAAGGTTCTACAAGCTTCAAAAGAAGTTTGTGATGCTTTATACGGCTTTTTAGATACTTTCTTAGATGAAAAAGACGCCTGCTCAGCAACTTCATCTTCTGTTGCGGATTCTAAACCATCTTCATGTTGTTGTCGTTGCCGTCATTAA